CAGCGCGGTCTGGCCGCCGAGCCCGCCGACCGGCGGCATGAGATGCGCGGCGTCACCGATGAGGAAAACGCGACGATCGGCGATCCGCTTGGCGATGAGCGCGGATTTTCGCCAGAACAGAACGTCGAGAATTTTCACGTCGATAGCGCCGAGGCCGAGCGCGTCGCGCACCATGGCGGCGCAACGCGTCGCGTCATAGGCGGACGCAGGTTCGGCGTCGGGATCGATGGCGATATTGAGCTGGCCGCGCCCCGGATCGTCGCAACTCACGAAAACGCCGGAGAAGGACGGATTGCGCAAATAGCACAGCACGAATCCGCCGCCGGGGATCAGTTTCGCGGGATCAGCCTCGAACAGGATCGAGACGGAATGCGAGATGACGCCCGGTCCCTCCATCTCGATCCCGAGCGCGTCCCGCGTGACGCCATGCGCCCCGTCGGCGGCGATCATATAATCCGCGCGCACCTCATAGTCCCGGTTCGAGGCCTCGTCGCGCAATGTCGCGGTCACGCCCTCTTCGTCTTGCGCAAATGTCGTGAGCGTCGTCGAAAAGCGGATATCGGCGCCCTGCGCGCGCGCATGTTTGAAAAAGACCGGCTCGACGCGGTCCTGTCCGGCGGTGCAGATCTGCGCCGGCGAGATGCTCGGCCCGTCGAAATCGCTTTTCCTGATGAGCGTTCGCTGGCGGGGACCGGCGACGGTTTCGGCGATATAAACGTCGACCTCATTGGCGCCGGCGCGGGAGATGGCGAAGAGCTCGCTTTCCAACCCGGGAACCACCCGCAGCAGCTCCATGCTGCGACGGTTGACGCCATGCGCCTTGGGATGCCGCGACGCCGCGGCGTGACGCTCCGCCACGATGCAGGCGACGCCGCGCCATGCAAGCAACATGGCCGCCGCCAGACCGGCATAGCCGCCGCCGCGAACGAGCACTTGCGTGCGTTCGACCTGCAAGCTCATCGCCCCCTCCTTCGCCGACGCGTTTTCTCGGAACCCGCGCGTTAAATCTGAAAGGCCGTCCGCCGCACGCCCCGCGTTCCGGCGAGACGCGACGACAGCAGCATCGCGCAAACCGCCTCGGGCGCGACGAGCGCCAGATAGGCGACGGCCGGCATGTCGAGATGAAGCCCGAGCGCCGTCAAAGGCAGCGCGACGCAGGCCGCGGCGAGCGCGTCCGTCATGGCGGCGTCCGGGAAGCGGCCGGCGGCCTGAAGCGCGCCACGAAACACATTGGCGACGAAGCGGATCGGCAGGGAGATGGCGAGCGCCGCGACGAAGGTCGACCACCAGCGTCCCTCGCTGTGATAAAGCGCGGCGCCGAGACGATCGCCGCTCAATTGAAGCAACAAGGCGGCGACAAGCGCAACAGGAAGGCCCTGGCGCAGCAGTGGCCGGATGCGATCAATCGGCGCGCTGGCGAGACGAATAGCGAGAAAACGCGTCAACGCTGTGAAAGGGGTCAACGCCAGAAGAATGAGCGTCTGTCCCGCCGCGTAGCAATCGACGCGCGACAGCTCGAAACGTCCGATCCAGGGAGACGCGAACAGCGCGAAGGATGCAAGGACGAGCAATTGCGGAGAGAGAATGCGCGCGGCTTCGGACAGGGCGTCGACGACAATGGCGCGCACGACGGGCCAGGGCGGAAGCCGGGGCCGCGCCTCGTTGCGGAAACCCACCATCGCAAAACTCGCCGCCGCTCCGGCGAGGGCGGCCGCGAGGCTCGCCGCGAAGACGCCCGAAAAGCCGAAGCCGAGCGGATAGACGAAGGCGTAAGCGAGCGCCGCCTTCATCGCGATCTCGAAAAATTTCCAGCTCAGCGCCGCGCCTCCCTTGTCGAGCGCGAACAGGATGAAAAGACCGACGCCTGAGAGAATTCGAAACGGGATCGCGACGAGGTGCCAGCCTAGCGCCGCATTGGCGAAATCCGCGACTTCGGCGGCGCCCCCGACAAAGCGCAGAATGGCCGGGTATGCAAGCGCGCCGCAGGCGCTGGCCAGAAGCCCGGCGACGACGGCGACGACCCATAAATGGCCGACGATCTTGGCGCGATTTGACGGGTCGGATGTTTTGGCGACCGCCACGGAAGCGACCGCGCCGATTCCCGCCGCCAGCGCAGCGTCAAGCATCGCGATCCGGCTCAGCAAAGCGTAGCTCGCCGGCGCGCCCGTTCCCAGCCGCGCGATCAACGCAATGTCGATCTGCGCCGAGACCGGCGCGATCGACAGCGTCGCGAGCAGAGGAAAAAAGCCGCGCCAGAAGCCCGCCTGAATCATAACGGCAAACTCCGCCACCCGGGAAAGGTCGTGATTTCGGGCGCCGCGACCGTGAAATAGCCGAAAAACTCATCGCCCAGGGGAAGCGGCTCCTCCAGCTCGATCATCTCGACCTGACGCCCCGCGTCGAGACTGCGGCACTTCCAGCCGACGACGAGATTTGGGACTTCCTTGCAGCCGATCACGAGCCCCATCGCAGCGCTACGGTCGCGCACCGCCCAACGCGCGGCCGACGCGCCGATCAGCGACTGCAACAGATCCTTCGTGAGGCGGTCAGCGAACGCCGACTGCCGCAGCCAAACGTAAAGCCACAAATAATAGGACCAGGTGAAGCGAACGCCGCGCTCCCGCGCCCATTCCATGAAAGGCGAAAAGATCGACATGCCGTCCGGGCCGGACAATTCGAGAAGCTCGGGGCAGATGTCGAAGGTCGAATGCCAGTAGGCGCGCAAGCTGACGTCGATGCGCGCATAGGCGCGCGACTCCGGAGGATAATTCAGGATCAGCTTCGGCGAGGTCAGAACGTCGTATAATTCCGGATCAGTGCGCGCAAGCGAGGTTTGACTCATGTCGCTGGTCCTCTGAAGTCGTCGAGAAGATGTCCCGCAGACGCTTGAGATCGATCACGATCGACTCGTAGTCGATATTGCCGTCCCGCTCGTACGTCATCGTCGCATTCGGCTTGTCGAAGAGGTCGCGCCGCCCGCGCAGAAAATCGAGCGTCTTCTCCGACAGTTCTTCCGAATGCGAGTCGTGGATGACATACGGGGGCGTCGTCGCGCGGCTGTAGCCCGCCACATGAAAATGCGGCGTCTCGGCGATGATCTTGTCCCAGGCCTCGAGCGGCGCGCCGCAATTGAGATTGGCGCAAACCGCATTCGAGGCGTCGAAGAGCACGCTGGCGCCCGTATCCGCGATGAGGCGCTCGAAGAAGCGCGGCGCCTCCCATCCGCCTTCGAGGATAGAGGGATAATTCTCGATGAACAGGCGCTGGCCGAGCATTTCCTGCCAAAGATCGACCCGCGTGCGAACGCGATCATAATCCTTCACATAGTCGAGCTCGCCGAGATGAAACAGATTGACGCCGCGATGGGTGAAGCTGGCGCCGTGATCCGAAACGTAAAGCGGCTGCATGTCGCGAATGAGCACGCGAATTCTCTTTGCGAAATCCTCGAGCGTCTCCTGATCCGCGTCGATGAATTCCGAGAACATGATGTGGAAGCCGACCGGACAATCGAAGGCCCGCGCGAGTTCCGCCGGCGGAACGCCGATGAAATTGTCGATCAGAAATTCGCAGTAATCGATATGGCCTTCAGCCAACATGCGCCGCACCATGTCTGCGGTCTCGGTGAGGGTAAAGTTGAAGCCAATCCGCATCTCGATCCCCCGCGCGCCACATGAAGAAAGCGTGCGCCGCCGGCGACGGCGCACGCGACGGCGTTACGCCCAGCAGGCGGTGCCGCAATCCGCGCCGGCGCGGCCGTTAACGGCGAGGGCGGTGCGCTTCACGATCTTGATCGTCATCTTAGCCTCCAATTTTAATGATGAGCATCTCGCACGAAATATTTCGCGCATCACATGAATGCTCGACAAGTCATTTGTGAATTGCGAGCAGGTATATTCAAGCATATATATAATATATGAGTCAACAATAATTCCGTTATGTCTATGTTACGCTGGATCAATTTAGATTTTAGCAGATTCAGCGTGAGTTTAAGTTACTTGACGTCTTTGCAATGCTCGCATCATTGCCCGCCCATGGGTTCGAATAACGTGGCGAGCGCAGAAACTCCTCATCCGTCAGCGTCTTCAAAAAGGCGATGAGATCGCTTTTTTCCTGGGGGCTGAGGTCGATGGGAACGATCAGATCGCTCTTGTGCGGATTGACGCGGCCGTCTCCGGCGAGCGGGCCGGAAGCGACGTCGCGCCCTCCCGCCGCGTAGAGATCGACGACGTCTTCGAGAGTCGCCACGCTGCCGTCATGCATGTAGGGCCCGGTCACCGCGATATTGCGCAGGCTCGGCGCGCGGAACTTGCCCATATCGTCGAGCGCATGCGTCGACTCGAACAGGCCGCGATTGGGCGCGGGATAATCGCCCTTGCCGCTGAGATTGTACATGCCGGTATTGTGGAAGGGCGTCTCGATCTCGCGCGTGCCCGCGTGATAGAACTGGTCGTCGAAATTCACGCTGCCATGGCAGTGATGACACTCGGCCTTTTCGCCGAAGAAGAGATCCTTGCCGCGCGTCTCCTCCGGCGTCAGCGAGGCCTTTCCTTCAAGATAGAGGTCATATTTCGAGCCGGTTGAAATCACGCCCCGCTCGAAGGCGGCGATCGCCTTGATGATGTTGCCGAATGAGATCGGCTCGGCCTCGTTCGGAAAGGCGCGCGCGAAGGCGCGCCGATAGGATTCGTCGCTCTTGAAGCGCGCGACGATTTCGCCGCGATTCGCGTCGTTCACGCCCATCTCGACGGGCCCTTCTCCAAAGAGCGGGCCTTCCATCTGGCGTTCCAGCGTCACCATCGCCGGGTTCGCCCAGGTCAGCGTCGCGCGCCAGGCGGCGTTGGCGATGCTCGGCGAGTTTCGCGGCGTCTGTTCGCCCGTCGATCCGATCGCGACCTTGCGGCCGTCCGTGAAGGCGCGCTCCTGCAGATGGCATGAGGCGCAACTCTCCTTGCCATTGCCGGAAAGCCGCGTGTCGTAGAAGAGCGTTCGCCCGAGCTGAAATCGCGCCTCCGACATTGGATTGTCGGCCGGAACGCGGGGCGGCGGCAGGAAGCTCGGGAGATTCCAGCTCCATTTCTCCGCCTCCTCGCCCGCCGAGGGAACGATCTGCGCCAGAAGGGCGACGGCCGCCGCCGTCTTTCGCCAATTCCGCATTATTTGCTCTCGACTTTGAAAAGTTTCGCCGCGACATTTCCGCTCTTGGCGCCCTCTCCCGGCTGCGCGCTTTCTTTGGCGCCGAGGCCGAAGGCGTCGAAGACGGCCGCGCATTCGGGATCGGTCGGCCCGCTCATGCATCCCGTGGCGCCGCCCTTGTCGCGATTGAGATCGAACGGCGCAAGAAGGCTTTGCAGATCGAGAACGACGCGCTGCTTGACGGGATCGAAGCGCGCAAGCGTCACTGGAACGCGATTGGGAGTGGCGCAGGCCACGATCTCGCCCGTTATCGGATCGCCTTTGCACCCTGTCGATCCGAGATGGAGCATCCAGGTCGCGACGGTGATGGTGCCGTCGGCGTTGCTCTGTATCGGCTCCGGCGTCTGATCGGCCTTCTCCGGCGCGTCGGCCCGCGGCGGCGGGCTCGCGCTACCCGCGGCGGCGGCGCGCGGCGGACGCGGCGGCATTGGCGGACGCACGATCCCGCCTTCCGGCGCGACTTCGAGCTTGACGAATTTACGACCGGCCTGCCAGCTCCAGCTCATCGACTGAATGTCGAGCGGCGCCGGCGCGGTCGCGAAATTCGAATGGTTGAGCGAGACTTCTTTCCCGTCGTCTCCCTTGCCGAGGGTCGGCACGCCGATCACGAAGGAAAGGCCCTGATAGCGGCCGGCTGGAACCTGCCCCGTCAACGTGGCGTTGGCGCCCTTCGTCCCGCGACAATTGCCTGTCTTGTCGTCGAAATCGATGAGCGCGACATTGGCGTATTGCCAGTCGTTGCGCGTCAGCTCGATCGGCGTGGCCTTGCCGTTTTTGTCGATCAGCGCGGCGTCGGAGACGTAGAAGCTCGCTTCGCGGAGCTTGGCGTTCACATGGTTCGCGCCGAGGCCATGAATGTCGTGGCCGCAATCGACCGGCTGGCCGTCCGCGGCGAGCGCGAAGGAAATCTCGACGGCTTGCGGTTTCGCGGGCGCCGCTGAAACGCCGGCGGCCCCCGCAACCGTCGCCACGAAAATAATGAAGAACTCGGACCGCATCATGCTCCCTCGATTTTTCTTTCGACGCTTTCGCCGATTGTGATGCGTTGAACGCGCGGCGCGCCGAAAACCCGACGCGCCGCCGTTAATTTTTTTCCGGTCACGCGCGCGCGCAGCCGCCGTGAGACGCGCGATCGCGCAATTGGGCGAGGCCCCGCGCCAAACGCCGTTCGACCGTGCGCAGCGTGACGCCGAGATGGCGCGCGACCTGCTCCTGACTCATCTCTTCGAACCAATAGAGAAGAAAGACGCCTCGGCACGCCGGCGGCAGCTCGTCGAGCAGCGCCTTCATCTGCCCGCGCGTTATTTCCGGCTCGACGGCTGGTTCGTATCCGCAAGCATTTGCAGAGGCGAATTCATGCGCAACGTAACGCAGGCGCGTCGCCCGCCGTCGCAGCGCGTCGATTCCGGCGTTTTGCACAACGGCGAAAAGATAAGCCCTCGGATAGCGCCAGGCCGCCTCCGGCTGGCATTGAATCAACTTCAAAAACGCGTCATGCACGACGTCTTCGTCGTCGAGCGCGCCAACGCGTTTTCGCGCGTGGCCGCGCAAACATTGCGCATGATCGCGGTACAGCGCTTCGAAGAAGTCGCGCTCGGCGTTCATCGTCGCCTCCATGACGGGTGCGTTCGGCCGCGACGCCCGCGCGCGTCGTGACGTCGGGCGGCCGGTTGATATAGGAGGAAGGTCGATCCGCAGCGCGCGAGGCGCGCGTTACGACGCGTCGTAAGAGCGATGCCCGGCGAAGACGTCGGGCGGACCGCGCGCGGCGGCCAAACGGCGCGTTACAGACGCGCTCAACGCTTTGTCGAAGCGGCGCCAGTCAATGACCGTATCCAGGCGGCGCGGCGTCGGCGACGCGCTGCCGACGGCGACATAAAGCCCGCCGAAACAGGCCGCGCCTAAAACGCAGCACCCGCTTTCGTCGACATGTGCGCTGTCGGGATTGAGCGGATTCGAGAGCGAACACGCCGCCATCGAAAGCGCCGCGCCGTTCTCCGGCCGGGACTGCGCGGCCGCCAGAACAGACAAGGCGAAAAGCCAGCACGCCAAAGCGCACGCGAGGCGCGCTCTCCCGAAAAGAATTTTCAAGCAAAAGTGCATGGCGCGCGAAGGATAGGACGCATCGCCGAAATTGCAATTGGATTATGTCGCGCGCAGCGTAACGAAGCGAAGGAAATTCGTTACGATCAAAAACGATCCTGTCGCACCCTTGTCGGCAACGGCATTCTCGCCGCAATGGCGTCCTCCTGGCGGCGAGCGGCATTCCATAAAATCTTAGGCGGACCCGTCCGGCTCCTTCGAAATTCCTAATAGAGCCCTTACATCGAACGCGCCCATTTTCCGTGAGCAACTCTCGCTGAGGAGATCGCGCTCATGAGCGACGTCGTCTTTCTTGTTCTTGGCCTGCTCCTCTTCGCGCTTGTCGCTGCTTATGCCCGCGCCTGTGCGCGTCTCTAGAGGAGGTTCGTCAATGTCCGAGCCCGACATCGGCTTGATCGTCGCCGTCCTGCTTGGCGGCTATCTCGTTTACTCGCTGTTGCGTCCCGAAAAATTCTAACCGAGAGGGCCGGCTGCGCCCGGCTGACGCCATGACATTCATCGGATTGGCTCAGATCGCCATCGTACTCGTCGCCGTCGTCTTGGCGGCGATTCCGCTCGGCGGCTATGTCGCCCGCGTTTTCGCCGGCGAGCAAACCTTGCTCTCGCCCGCGCTGTCGCCGGTGGAGAACGCCTTCTACCGCTCCGCTGGCGTCGATCCGTCGCGCGAGCAAGGCTGGCAAGCCTATACCTTCGCCATGCTGGCGTTCAGCGTCGTGGGATTCGCGTCGCTCTATGCGTTGCAGCGCCTGCAGGGCGTCCTGCCGCTCAACCCGCAAGGCTTCTCCGGCGTCCCGGCCGATCTCGCCTTCAACACGTCGCTGAGCTTCGTCACAAACACCAACTGGCAGAATTACGGCGGCGAGACGACGATGAGTCATCTCACGCAAATGCTTGGCCTGACTGTGCATAATTTCGTCTCTGCGGCGACGGGTCTCGCAATGGCCTTCGCCCTTGTGCGCGGTTTCGCGCGCTCCGAATCCGCGACCGTCGGCAATTTCTGGGTTGATCTCACGCGAGCGACGCTTTACGTGCTGCTGCCGCTCTCCGTCGTCTTCGCGCTCGTCCTCGTCGCGCTCGGCGTTCCACAAACGCTCGCCGGCTCGATCGAAGCGACGACGTTGGAAGGCGTCAAGCAGATCATATCGATCGGGCCCGTCGCCAGCCAGGAAGCGATCAAGGAGCTCGGCACGAATGGCGGCGGTTTCTTCAACGCCAATTCCGCGCATCCCTTCGAGAACCCCAACGCAGCCTCCAATATGTTGGAGATTTTCGCGCTGCTCCTCGTTCCCTTTGCGTCGGTCTTCGCTTTTGGCCGGACCGTGCTCGATGCGAGACAGGGGCGGGTCATCGCGATCACCATGGGGATCGTGCTCGTCGCGGGCGTGCTGATCGCCTATTGGGCCGAAGCCGCGGG
The nucleotide sequence above comes from Methylocystis parvus OBBP. Encoded proteins:
- the kdpF gene encoding K(+)-transporting ATPase subunit F, which encodes MSEPDIGLIVAVLLGGYLVYSLLRPEKF
- the mbnM gene encoding hypothetical protein: MIQAGFWRGFFPLLATLSIAPVSAQIDIALIARLGTGAPASYALLSRIAMLDAALAAGIGAVASVAVAKTSDPSNRAKIVGHLWVVAVVAGLLASACGALAYPAILRFVGGAAEVADFANAALGWHLVAIPFRILSGVGLFILFALDKGGAALSWKFFEIAMKAALAYAFVYPLGFGFSGVFAASLAAALAGAAASFAMVGFRNEARPRLPPWPVVRAIVVDALSEAARILSPQLLVLASFALFASPWIGRFELSRVDCYAAGQTLILLALTPFTALTRFLAIRLASAPIDRIRPLLRQGLPVALVAALLLQLSGDRLGAALYHSEGRWWSTFVAALAISLPIRFVANVFRGALQAAGRFPDAAMTDALAAACVALPLTALGLHLDMPAVAYLALVAPEAVCAMLLSSRLAGTRGVRRTAFQI
- a CDS encoding methanobactin export MATE transporter MbnM, producing MRNWRKTAAAVALLAQIVPSAGEEAEKWSWNLPSFLPPPRVPADNPMSEARFQLGRTLFYDTRLSGNGKESCASCHLQERAFTDGRKVAIGSTGEQTPRNSPSIANAAWRATLTWANPAMVTLERQMEGPLFGEGPVEMGVNDANRGEIVARFKSDESYRRAFARAFPNEAEPISFGNIIKAIAAFERGVISTGSKYDLYLEGKASLTPEETRGKDLFFGEKAECHHCHGSVNFDDQFYHAGTREIETPFHNTGMYNLSGKGDYPAPNRGLFESTHALDDMGKFRAPSLRNIAVTGPYMHDGSVATLEDVVDLYAAGGRDVASGPLAGDGRVNPHKSDLIVPIDLSPQEKSDLIAFLKTLTDEEFLRSPRYSNPWAGNDASIAKTSSNLNSR
- a CDS encoding MbnP family copper-binding protein translates to MMRSEFFIIFVATVAGAAGVSAAPAKPQAVEISFALAADGQPVDCGHDIHGLGANHVNAKLREASFYVSDAALIDKNGKATPIELTRNDWQYANVALIDFDDKTGNCRGTKGANATLTGQVPAGRYQGLSFVIGVPTLGKGDDGKEVSLNHSNFATAPAPLDIQSMSWSWQAGRKFVKLEVAPEGGIVRPPMPPRPPRAAAAGSASPPPRADAPEKADQTPEPIQSNADGTITVATWMLHLGSTGCKGDPITGEIVACATPNRVPVTLARFDPVKQRVVLDLQSLLAPFDLNRDKGGATGCMSGPTDPECAAVFDAFGLGAKESAQPGEGAKSGNVAAKLFKVESK
- the mbnB gene encoding methanobactin biosynthesis protein MbnB — encoded protein: MRIGFNFTLTETADMVRRMLAEGHIDYCEFLIDNFIGVPPAELARAFDCPVGFHIMFSEFIDADQETLEDFAKRIRVLIRDMQPLYVSDHGASFTHRGVNLFHLGELDYVKDYDRVRTRVDLWQEMLGQRLFIENYPSILEGGWEAPRFFERLIADTGASVLFDASNAVCANLNCGAPLEAWDKIIAETPHFHVAGYSRATTPPYVIHDSHSEELSEKTLDFLRGRRDLFDKPNATMTYERDGNIDYESIVIDLKRLRDIFSTTSEDQRHESNLACAH
- the mbnF gene encoding methanobactin biosynthesis FAD monooxygenase MbnF yields the protein MSLQVERTQVLVRGGGYAGLAAAMLLAWRGVACIVAERHAAASRHPKAHGVNRRSMELLRVVPGLESELFAISRAGANEVDVYIAETVAGPRQRTLIRKSDFDGPSISPAQICTAGQDRVEPVFFKHARAQGADIRFSTTLTTFAQDEEGVTATLRDEASNRDYEVRADYMIAADGAHGVTRDALGIEMEGPGVISHSVSILFEADPAKLIPGGGFVLCYLRNPSFSGVFVSCDDPGRGQLNIAIDPDAEPASAYDATRCAAMVRDALGLGAIDVKILDVLFWRKSALIAKRIADRRVFLIGDAAHLMPPVGGLGGQTALQDAADIAWKLAFVLKGHAGPALLDAYQAERLPVAHIALSRQLANYVERLQPARDDVRLRAHEADYLSAAMGYRYRSDAIALDASDDGAETENPLTPSGSPGTRLAHVVLRQNDRLLSSHDFAGRDYTLFVGPRGAAWAEAARRLAGQGEPILAAHLSVDALDEEGRFLEKTGLFDDGALLVRPDGFIAWRSVSLTEDPATQLAAAFAQVRCLPGPVDPARAAQVAEQAS
- a CDS encoding RNA polymerase sigma factor: MNAERDFFEALYRDHAQCLRGHARKRVGALDDEDVVHDAFLKLIQCQPEAAWRYPRAYLFAVVQNAGIDALRRRATRLRYVAHEFASANACGYEPAVEPEITRGQMKALLDELPPACRGVFLLYWFEEMSQEQVARHLGVTLRTVERRLARGLAQLRDRASHGGCARA
- the kdpA gene encoding potassium-transporting ATPase subunit KdpA; translated protein: MTFIGLAQIAIVLVAVVLAAIPLGGYVARVFAGEQTLLSPALSPVENAFYRSAGVDPSREQGWQAYTFAMLAFSVVGFASLYALQRLQGVLPLNPQGFSGVPADLAFNTSLSFVTNTNWQNYGGETTMSHLTQMLGLTVHNFVSAATGLAMAFALVRGFARSESATVGNFWVDLTRATLYVLLPLSVVFALVLVALGVPQTLAGSIEATTLEGVKQIISIGPVASQEAIKELGTNGGGFFNANSAHPFENPNAASNMLEIFALLLVPFASVFAFGRTVLDARQGRVIAITMGIVLVAGVLIAYWAEAAGNPLLTDIGVDPSPGNMEGKEVRFGVAASTLFAAATTGTSTGAVNSTHDSFTPLGGFVPLFNMLLGCISPGGDGAGLYGFLVLAVIAVFVAGLMVGRTPEYLGKKIETREMKLAMLAVLIYPLSVLGFTAASLMLKTGLDSLANAGPHGLSEVLYAFASTNANNGSAFAGLAGNTLWYNTTLGVAMFVGRFFFIVPVLALAGSFAAKKKAPASVGTFPTHGPLFVGLLLGVILILYLLQYFPALALGPIVEHFLMHAGKSF
- the mbnA gene encoding methanobactin: MLEYTCSQFTNDLSSIHVMREIFRARCSSLKLEAKMTIKIVKRTALAVNGRAGADCGTACWA
- the mbnC gene encoding methanobactin biosynthesis protein MbnC, which translates into the protein MSQTSLARTDPELYDVLTSPKLILNYPPESRAYARIDVSLRAYWHSTFDICPELLELSGPDGMSIFSPFMEWARERGVRFTWSYYLWLYVWLRQSAFADRLTKDLLQSLIGASAARWAVRDRSAAMGLVIGCKEVPNLVVGWKCRSLDAGRQVEMIELEEPLPLGDEFFGYFTVAAPEITTFPGWRSLPL